A window of the Iodobacter fluviatilis genome harbors these coding sequences:
- the flhF gene encoding flagellar biosynthesis protein FlhF, translating to MVVKKFYGATTRDALRQVRDELGPDALILSNRQVSGGGIEIMAVADADVAALTNNVAVQPRPASQQNSRGAQNGAKLLQSAQAAAPISKALARSYAIPDDDDEEPGTDHIMHDEPMVLRSNRPAAAPRQPEPVAAPIPLDSNPEYQQPRASRPAPRPSAPPPRRPVPERALPTFSFEDDEAPPAQSPADKEAMDGIAREIRLLRGLLESQLAGMAWGELSRHAPEKLEALRQLLSAGFCPALSRQLVEKMPAQMTLDQGMRWVKAALTHNLAAATTDDDLINRGGVYALIGPTGVGKTTTVAKLAARCALLHGPDSVALLTTDSYRIGAHDQLRIYGRIIGVPVHEVKDETDLQFTLADLSEKHLVLIDTVGMGQRDQRISEQLALFDEDNVSTLLLLAANAQTGTLDDVARRYRNTHLAGCILTKLDETMNLGGCLDVAIRHKLRLHFLTNGQRVPEDLHRANVSYLVDRAFRGESQNSAFTLKPDEFPLFMGAQGGTMDSPLDFSMNYASHSRG from the coding sequence ATGGTCGTAAAAAAGTTCTACGGAGCGACTACGCGTGACGCGCTGCGTCAGGTTCGTGATGAACTTGGCCCGGATGCGCTGATCCTGTCCAATCGCCAGGTGTCTGGCGGCGGCATAGAGATCATGGCCGTCGCAGATGCCGATGTGGCCGCCCTGACGAATAACGTTGCCGTACAGCCACGCCCTGCGTCACAGCAAAATAGCCGTGGCGCACAAAATGGGGCCAAACTGTTGCAAAGCGCTCAGGCTGCAGCCCCCATCAGTAAAGCCCTCGCCCGCTCCTACGCCATCCCAGACGATGACGATGAAGAGCCCGGCACCGACCATATAATGCACGACGAGCCCATGGTTTTACGCAGCAACCGCCCTGCTGCTGCACCACGCCAGCCAGAGCCTGTAGCAGCCCCCATACCGCTCGACAGTAATCCAGAATACCAGCAGCCCAGAGCAAGCCGCCCTGCGCCAAGACCAAGTGCGCCACCACCACGTCGCCCTGTGCCAGAGCGTGCTTTACCCACTTTCAGCTTTGAAGACGATGAAGCACCGCCCGCACAAAGCCCGGCTGACAAAGAAGCGATGGATGGTATTGCGCGGGAAATCCGCCTTTTGCGCGGCTTACTTGAAAGCCAGCTGGCGGGCATGGCATGGGGCGAATTATCGCGCCATGCGCCTGAAAAACTTGAAGCATTGCGACAGCTTTTATCCGCCGGATTTTGTCCTGCGCTTTCACGCCAGCTTGTCGAAAAAATGCCTGCTCAAATGACTCTAGATCAAGGCATGCGCTGGGTTAAAGCTGCGCTTACGCATAATCTGGCCGCAGCCACTACGGATGACGATCTGATCAACCGTGGTGGAGTTTACGCCCTGATCGGCCCGACGGGAGTGGGAAAAACCACCACCGTAGCCAAGCTGGCTGCGCGCTGCGCACTCTTGCACGGGCCTGATTCAGTAGCCCTACTCACCACCGACAGCTACCGGATTGGTGCGCACGATCAGCTGCGAATTTACGGCCGCATCATCGGTGTGCCGGTGCACGAAGTCAAAGACGAAACCGATTTGCAATTTACCCTAGCGGATCTGAGCGAAAAGCATTTAGTGCTGATCGATACCGTGGGGATGGGGCAGCGTGATCAGCGAATCAGCGAGCAACTGGCCTTATTTGACGAAGACAATGTCTCCACCCTGCTGCTGCTCGCCGCCAATGCCCAAACCGGCACGCTGGATGACGTGGCACGCCGCTATCGCAATACCCATTTAGCCGGCTGCATTCTGACTAAGCTTGATGAAACCATGAATTTAGGTGGCTGCCTTGATGTCGCCATCCGGCATAAATTGCGCCTGCACTTTTTAACCAATGGCCAGCGTGTGCCAGAAGATCTGCACCGCGCCAATGTCTCCTACCTGGTTGATCGTGCCTTTCGGGGTGAATCACAAAATAGCGCCTTTACCCTGAAACCTGATGAGTTCCCCTTATTTATGGGCGCACAGGGCGGCACCATGGATAGCCCGCTTGATTTCAGCATGAACTATGCGAGCCATTCCCGTGGCTAG
- the flhB gene encoding flagellar biosynthesis protein FlhB, whose protein sequence is MAEDSDAERTEPASSKRLEEARNKGQVPRSQELATFSILMVGIIALIKLGPELLQTLKMIFITELTFNRATIADPNQMLLHFMSSSHKALMACLPIILPCALIAIITPVLVGGWLFTIDALAPNFARMDPIGGLGRMFTLKSIVNMVKTILKSSLIGGVAAWVLWDERAQFLQLITMPLDAGLPYMWDMVQHTLLLVVSSLAIVAAIDAPYQLWDYYKGLRMTKEELKQEGKDAEGSAEVKGKIRQLQHEAARKRMMSEIPKANVIVTNPTHYAVALQYTEAMRAPKVVAKGAFLLAERIIELGKEHKVAVIRTPPFARALYHHAELGAEIPAALYTAAAEVLAYIYQLKHWQNYGGDEPNLADELPVPSELDPGSEA, encoded by the coding sequence ATGGCTGAAGATTCAGACGCAGAACGCACGGAGCCCGCCTCCAGCAAGCGCCTTGAAGAGGCGCGAAATAAAGGGCAAGTACCCAGATCGCAAGAACTGGCCACTTTTTCCATTTTAATGGTCGGCATTATTGCGCTCATCAAGCTGGGACCAGAGCTGTTGCAAACTTTAAAAATGATTTTTATTACAGAGCTGACTTTTAACCGCGCCACCATTGCGGATCCTAATCAGATGCTCCTGCATTTTATGAGCTCAAGCCACAAAGCACTGATGGCCTGCCTGCCCATTATTTTGCCCTGCGCACTCATTGCCATCATTACGCCTGTTTTAGTAGGTGGCTGGTTATTTACCATCGATGCTTTAGCACCTAATTTTGCCAGAATGGACCCTATCGGCGGCTTAGGACGAATGTTCACGCTGAAAAGCATTGTGAATATGGTTAAAACCATTCTTAAATCCAGCCTCATTGGTGGCGTAGCCGCCTGGGTACTGTGGGACGAAAGAGCACAATTTTTGCAGCTGATCACTATGCCACTCGATGCTGGCCTGCCTTATATGTGGGACATGGTGCAGCACACGCTTTTACTGGTCGTCAGCTCGCTGGCTATTGTGGCCGCAATTGACGCCCCCTATCAGCTTTGGGATTATTACAAAGGCTTGCGCATGACCAAGGAAGAGCTCAAGCAAGAAGGTAAAGATGCCGAAGGCTCGGCGGAAGTAAAAGGCAAGATTCGTCAGTTGCAACACGAAGCAGCCAGAAAGCGGATGATGAGTGAGATTCCAAAAGCCAATGTGATTGTCACCAATCCAACCCACTACGCCGTTGCCTTGCAATATACCGAAGCCATGCGTGCGCCCAAAGTAGTCGCCAAAGGGGCATTTTTACTTGCAGAGCGAATTATCGAGCTAGGCAAAGAGCATAAAGTGGCCGTGATCCGCACTCCGCCTTTTGCCCGTGCGCTTTATCATCACGCTGAACTCGGGGCCGAGATCCCCGCTGCACTGTATACTGCGGCAGCCGAAGTGCTGGCTTATATCTACCAGCTGAAACACTGGCAAAATTATGGTGGCGATGAGCCCAATCTGGCCGATGAACTTCCTGTGCCCAGCGAATTAGATCCCGGTAGTGAAGCATAA
- a CDS encoding MinD/ParA family ATP-binding protein, with protein MRAIPVASLWSDQAAGLRAMIAPTPCRSISLNGGRGGSGTTTLAINLAAALAERNREVILLDEFTGSGNAAHRMRLEQKHELDHVLRREVTLANTLLTTEAGFSILPISARASVLSSLNERELTWLSAEFEQLTQYAEFLLLDTRPSASHGVPCLSLAADDVMVIVSNSAESLTDAYATIKLLGTEYARRDFRILVNRVDTITEAGLIFNRLKSVARQYLGDAVQMKLIGYVPEDEKLKRASRLGRTVLDAFPDADSSHAFRQLADVMLRWRKPLNTTDSTGFLYRLVESSRLLAEQLQH; from the coding sequence ATGCGAGCCATTCCCGTGGCTAGCCTTTGGTCAGATCAGGCGGCAGGCCTGCGAGCCATGATTGCCCCCACGCCTTGCCGCAGTATCAGCCTGAATGGCGGTCGCGGCGGCAGTGGCACCACAACTCTGGCGATTAATTTGGCCGCAGCACTGGCCGAACGCAATCGGGAAGTCATTTTATTAGATGAGTTTACCGGCTCAGGCAATGCCGCCCACCGCATGCGACTGGAGCAAAAACACGAGCTAGATCATGTACTGCGCCGAGAGGTAACCTTGGCAAATACGCTGCTGACGACGGAAGCGGGCTTTTCTATCCTGCCCATCAGCGCCCGGGCAAGCGTTTTAAGCAGCCTGAATGAGCGTGAGCTGACATGGCTGTCTGCCGAATTCGAGCAGCTCACCCAGTACGCCGAATTTTTACTGCTCGACACCCGCCCGTCCGCCAGCCATGGCGTGCCCTGCCTCAGCCTTGCCGCCGACGATGTGATGGTGATTGTATCCAATAGCGCCGAATCGCTCACTGACGCCTATGCCACCATCAAACTACTCGGCACCGAATATGCAAGACGAGATTTCCGGATTCTGGTTAATCGCGTCGATACCATTACCGAAGCGGGCTTGATTTTTAATCGCCTGAAAAGCGTAGCCAGACAGTACTTAGGCGATGCGGTACAAATGAAGCTGATCGGCTATGTGCCTGAAGACGAAAAACTAAAACGTGCATCCCGTCTGGGCCGCACCGTGCTGGATGCTTTTCCGGATGCCGATTCCAGCCACGCTTTCCGCCAGCTTGCCGATGTGATGCTGCGCTGGCGAAAACCGTTGAACACCACAGATAGCACGGGCTTTTTATATCGCTTAGTTGAATCCAGCCGCCTGCTGGCTGAGCAACTTCAGCACTAA
- the flhA gene encoding flagellar biosynthesis protein FlhA — translation MWRTFNYSKLAGPALVLMVLGMMVLPLPALVLDFFFTFNIAISIIVLMVALYTRKPLEFSSFPTILLFTTLLRLSLNVASTKLVLTEGHNGADAAGKVIEAFGHVLIGDNLTVGVVGFIILTIINFVVITKGAGRIAEVSARFTLDAMPGKQMAIDADLNAGMIGEEEARRRRSEISQEANFFGSMDGASKFVRGDAVAGIMVMVINIIGGLIVGMAQHDLPFAEAGKTYTLLTIGDGLVAQIPSLIISVAAGIVVSRVGDGEDLSEQILGQMFSQPQVMYVTSGVLGVLGIIPGMPHTAFLLMASILGGIAWQLDQRNKTSALQTAAAERGAAGGPAAAGGAPAAAAPLQEVSWNDVQPVDPVGLEVGYRLIPLVDRNQDGELLRRIRGIRKKIAQELGFLVPSVHIRDNLELKPNQYRIQLKGVDVGTGEAFASQWLAINPGNAIGQLPGTPTQDPTFGLPAVWIDANLRDQAQAFGYTVVDASTVVATHISNILQSHSAELLGREEVQQLLEHFGKEAPKLLEDLVPKIIPVGTLQKVLQNLLEEGMHIRDMRSILETLAEHITRTQNIDELTAAVRVALGRAIVHQLFPGENELQVVTLEPQLENILLSAVSGNSQGGLEPGLAERVLKQASELSEQLEQQGLSTVLIAPAQLRPMLSRFLRRSIPGLRVIAHTEIPDSKTIRIVGMLGAN, via the coding sequence ATGTGGCGTACTTTTAATTACAGCAAATTAGCCGGCCCTGCGCTGGTGCTTATGGTGCTCGGCATGATGGTTCTGCCGCTGCCCGCGCTTGTGCTCGATTTTTTCTTTACCTTCAATATTGCGATTTCCATCATTGTGCTGATGGTGGCACTTTACACCCGTAAGCCGCTCGAGTTTTCCAGTTTTCCAACCATTTTGTTATTTACCACCCTGCTTAGGCTGTCTTTAAATGTCGCCTCAACCAAGCTGGTGCTGACTGAAGGGCACAATGGTGCAGATGCAGCAGGTAAGGTAATTGAAGCTTTCGGCCACGTACTGATTGGCGATAACTTAACCGTAGGCGTTGTTGGTTTTATTATTCTGACCATTATTAATTTTGTGGTCATTACCAAAGGTGCCGGACGAATTGCCGAGGTATCCGCACGCTTTACCCTAGATGCGATGCCTGGTAAGCAAATGGCAATTGATGCCGATTTAAACGCTGGCATGATAGGCGAAGAAGAAGCCAGACGCCGCCGCTCAGAAATCTCGCAGGAAGCTAATTTTTTCGGCTCTATGGATGGTGCATCCAAGTTTGTCAGGGGTGATGCCGTCGCCGGGATTATGGTAATGGTCATCAATATCATTGGCGGCTTGATCGTCGGTATGGCGCAGCACGATCTGCCTTTTGCAGAAGCGGGCAAAACCTATACTCTGCTGACCATTGGTGATGGCTTAGTCGCACAGATCCCCTCACTGATTATCTCTGTAGCTGCCGGTATTGTGGTTTCTCGAGTAGGCGACGGCGAGGATTTATCAGAACAAATTCTGGGGCAGATGTTTTCTCAGCCACAGGTTATGTATGTCACTTCGGGTGTACTAGGCGTCTTGGGCATTATCCCAGGCATGCCCCATACGGCTTTTTTGCTGATGGCGTCCATCTTAGGCGGTATTGCATGGCAGCTGGATCAGCGCAATAAAACCAGCGCACTGCAAACTGCAGCAGCAGAAAGGGGTGCCGCAGGAGGACCTGCGGCTGCAGGGGGCGCTCCGGCCGCTGCAGCACCACTGCAGGAAGTCAGCTGGAACGATGTACAGCCTGTTGATCCGGTAGGGTTGGAAGTGGGCTACCGGCTGATCCCCTTGGTCGATCGGAATCAGGATGGCGAATTACTCCGCCGTATTCGTGGCATCCGCAAAAAAATCGCGCAAGAGCTGGGCTTTTTAGTGCCCTCTGTGCATATTCGCGATAATTTAGAGCTCAAACCCAATCAATACCGCATCCAGCTCAAGGGAGTGGATGTGGGTACGGGTGAAGCCTTTGCTAGCCAGTGGCTGGCGATCAACCCGGGCAACGCCATTGGCCAGCTGCCCGGCACACCTACGCAGGATCCTACTTTTGGCCTGCCAGCCGTCTGGATTGATGCCAATTTGCGCGATCAGGCACAGGCCTTTGGCTATACCGTGGTGGACGCCTCTACCGTAGTGGCCACCCATATTTCGAATATTTTACAAAGCCATTCAGCCGAACTTTTAGGCCGCGAAGAAGTCCAGCAATTGCTTGAACATTTTGGCAAAGAAGCACCCAAGCTACTGGAAGACCTGGTGCCTAAAATTATTCCTGTAGGCACTTTGCAAAAAGTTCTGCAAAACTTACTTGAAGAAGGCATGCATATCCGTGATATGCGCAGCATTCTGGAAACACTGGCTGAGCATATTACCCGCACCCAAAATATTGACGAACTAACGGCAGCAGTACGTGTCGCGCTAGGCCGAGCCATTGTTCATCAGCTTTTCCCTGGTGAGAACGAGCTGCAAGTTGTGACGCTGGAGCCACAGCTCGAAAACATTCTGCTCTCGGCCGTTTCTGGTAATTCGCAGGGAGGCTTAGAGCCAGGCTTAGCAGAGCGGGTGCTCAAGCAAGCCTCTGAATTATCTGAGCAATTAGAGCAGCAAGGTCTGAGCACCGTGCTGATTGCGCCCGCTCAGCTACGCCCCATGCTAAGCCGCTTTTTGCGCCGCTCTATTCCTGGATTACGCGTGATTGCGCATACCGAGATTCCAGACAGCAAAACCATTCGAATTGTGGGTATGTTAGGTGCAAATTAA